In Montipora capricornis isolate CH-2021 chromosome 4, ASM3666992v2, whole genome shotgun sequence, a single genomic region encodes these proteins:
- the LOC138046692 gene encoding uncharacterized protein, producing MCLNPVAWRLQATEGYRLCKPVGVKVTDLLYIDDLKVFAVSESKLNRVLKETRGAMQDIGLHWNQKKCSVVHVKRGAQVLDESGMRMDETTTITALREGKHCKFLGVLENVRQDERLALACAAKEYLRRMSIIWSSPLSDCNRVQATNQYALPVLRYLMWTQHWSLSELRGVDRAARKIIVENGGKHPASLTSLLHLPREKGGRGLQSVEHEYKITKIKSLLKLYQNSDHTVGAVREFEEHAMASGHQSLVKEAAKYAEELNITLQLDILNPVCATTEGKVVTAARAGNLLKKSREMQLLEIAKEKRWQGKLFRIRWDDDSLRITSCFAWLKGWATCPTYTIAGMYELYEQLLPTKLYTKEKTQTSTDGEVLCRLCGKVAEGVAHVLAGCSSLAQTKYLYRHNAALKILFSELLREHELIEEVPPWYSPAMPKPAYQNTTSEAFWDIPIYAEHNEVRANRIDARLVSHERKEVYTIEMRCPWIENRAKKDEEKTLKYGPTMWELKQRYNGYRVEQYNVIIDVLGGYSKHLEKSVRKLIGARSRGVLERMQKSVISNTLNIARTFKINT from the coding sequence ATGTGCCTGAACCCAGTAGCGTGGCGCCTGCAGGCAACTGAGGGATACCGGTTATGCAAGCCTGTAGGAGTCAAAGTCACCGATCTCCTGTATATCGACGACCTGAAGGTCTTTGCTGTCTCCGAGAGCAAGCTGAaccgagtgctgaaggaaactAGAGGAGCGATGCAGGATATTGGCCTTCACTGGAATCAGAAAAAGTGCTCAGTGGTACACGTGAAGAGAGGAGCCCAAGTGTTAGACGAGTCTGGTATGAGGATGGACGAGACAACTACCATCACGGCTCTTCGGGAGGGAAAACACTGCAAGTTCCTGGGGGTTCTGGAGAACGTTCGGCAGGATGAAAGGCTGGCTTTAGCGTGTGCAGCTAAAGAGTATCTACGCAGGATGTCTATTATATGGTCCAGCCCCCTGTCTGATTGTAACCGTGTACAGGCAACTAATCAGTATGCACTCCCGGTGCTGCGGTACTTAATGTGGACACAACATTGGTCTCTATCAGAGTTAAGAGGTGTGGACAGAGCAGCTCGGAAGATCATAGTTGAGAACGGTGGCAAGCACCCAGCTAGCCTAACTTCTTTGTTACATCTACCGAGGGAGAAAGGGGGTAGAGGCCTGCAATCAGTCGAACACGAGTATaagatcactaaaatcaaatcgcTACTGAAATTGTATCAGAATTCGGACCATACTGTGGGAGCAGTTAGAGAATTTGAAGAACACGCCATGGCATCAGGTCACCAGTCGCTTGTAAAGGAAGCAGCCAAGTACGCTGAAGAACTTAACATCACACTTCAGCTTGATATCCTAAATCCCGTGTGTGCTACAACGGAGGGAAAGGTGGTGACTGCAGCTAGAGCTGGGAATCTGCTGAAGAAATCTCGAGAGATGCAGCTCTTGGAGATCGCTAAAGAAAAAAGGTGGCAAGGAAAGTTATTCCGTATCAGATGGGACGATGATAGCCTAAGGATAACCAGCTGCTTTGCATGGCTAAAAGGTTGGGCTACATGCCCTACATATACCATCGCGGGCATGTATGAGCTATATGAGCAGTTGTTACCTACGAAGCTCTACACAAAGGAAAAGACACAAACCTCCACCGACGGTGAAGTCCTATGCAGGTTATGTGGGAAGGTAGCTGAGGGCGTTGCACATGTACTGGCTGGATGTTCCTCCCTGGCACAAACCAAGTACCTATACAGGCATAATGCCGCCTTGAAGATTCTGTTTTCTGAGCTCCTCCGAGAGCATGAGTTGATAGAAGAGGTTCCACCATGGTACTCACCGGCGATGCCAAAACCAGCCTACCAGAACACCACGAGTGAAGCGTTTTGGGATATTCCCATCTATGCAGAGCACAACGAAGTAAGAGCAAATCGGATAGACGCGCGTCTTGTCAGCCACGAGAGGAAAGAAGTTTACACAATTGAAATGAGGTGCCCATGGATTGAGAATAGAGCCAAGAAAGATGAGGAAAAGACGCTCAAGTATGGTCCCACGATGTGGGAGCTGAAGCAGAGATACAATGGTTACAGGGTTGAACAGTACAACGTAATAATTGACGTATTGGGTGGTTATTCTAAACACCTAGAGAAGTCGGTGAGGAAACTAATAGGAGCGAGATCGCGGGGTGTACTTGAGCGGATGCAGAAGTCGGTCATatcaaacactttgaacattgcCAGAACATTTAAGATAAATACTTAG